In Paludibaculum fermentans, the genomic stretch TGTCCTTGTTCAACTCGGGTGAGAGCCGTTGCACCAGATGGCGCGCCAGCAGGGGCACATCCTCGCGGCGTTCGCGAATGGGCGGGATGCGGATCTCGATGACGTTGAGGCGGTAGTAGAGGTCGTCCCGGAAGCGGCCCTGGCTGACCTCCTCGGCGAGATCCTTGTTGGTGGCGGCGATGACACGGACGTCCACCTTCACCTCCTCCGAACCGCCGAGGCGATAGAAGCGGCGCTCCTGCAGAACGCGCAGAAGGTCGGCCTGGAGCTTGGGCGAGATGTCGCCGATTTCGTCGAGGAAAATGGTGCCGCCGTCGGCCAGTTCGAATTTGCCGCGAGTGCGTGCGCCGGCTCCGGTGAAGGCGCCTTTCTCATAGCCGAAGAGCTCGGATTCCAGCAGCGTCTCGGCCAGCGCCGCGCAACTGACGGAGATGAACGGCTTGTCGGCCCGGTCGCCTGAGTAGTGCACGGCACGGGCGATAAGCTCCTTACCGGTGCCGCTTTCGCCGCGCACCAGTACCGTGCTGCGCAGGCCGGCCACATCCTGCACGAGCTGCAGGATGGCGAGCATGCGGGGGTTCTTGGTGATGATGTCGTGGAAGTCGTACTGGCCGGTGAGGCGCTTGCGCAGAATGGTGTTCTCCAACTGGAGATTCTTCACTTTGATGATGCGGGCCACCACCAGCGAGATCTCTTCCGGATTGCAGGGCTTGACGATATACTCCTGCGCGCCTTCCTTCATGGCGGTGATGGCCGTGTCGACAGTGGCGTAGGCGGTGATGATGATGACGGGCGCTTCCGGGTGGAGCTTGCGGATCTCCATCATGGTCTCGATGCCGTCCATGCCGCCGGGCATTTTCAGGTCGATGAAATAGATGGCGTAGTCGGAAGCGCGGGCGGATTCCACGGCGCGTCGGCCGGACGATGCTGTATCCACGTCATAGCCGTCTTCGCGCAGCCAGGCGGCGAGCGACTCGCACATCACCTCTTCGTCATCCACAACCAGGATCTTCC encodes the following:
- a CDS encoding sigma-54-dependent transcriptional regulator — translated: MKAVWKILVVDDEEVMCESLAAWLREDGYDVDTASSGRRAVESARASDYAIYFIDLKMPGGMDGIETMMEIRKLHPEAPVIIITAYATVDTAITAMKEGAQEYIVKPCNPEEISLVVARIIKVKNLQLENTILRKRLTGQYDFHDIITKNPRMLAILQLVQDVAGLRSTVLVRGESGTGKELIARAVHYSGDRADKPFISVSCAALAETLLESELFGYEKGAFTGAGARTRGKFELADGGTIFLDEIGDISPKLQADLLRVLQERRFYRLGGSEEVKVDVRVIAATNKDLAEEVSQGRFRDDLYYRLNVIEIRIPPIRERREDVPLLARHLVQRLSPELNKDIQDISEGAMKVLLEYEWPGNVRELENAIERAIVTCRGQLLTEDDFGFLMRTMQERKAWSVPANMTLQDLERQAVQAALQRTGGNVKEAASSLGIDRSTMYEKIKKYEIPR